A single Phragmites australis chromosome 4, lpPhrAust1.1, whole genome shotgun sequence DNA region contains:
- the LOC133915696 gene encoding protein NRT1/ PTR FAMILY 2.11-like, with translation MRSGGREDEEESRKLKSMDVDKLENGGGEDSPPRPAVKYHGWKAMPFIIGNETFEKLGTLGTSANLLVYLTQVFHMRSVDAATLLNGLNGTTSLAPIIGAFLSDAYLGRYLALAIASIASLIGMFLLTLTAGADSLHPPDCGVGETCEKATPYQFAVLFISFAFLVVGSAGIRPCSMPFGADQFDPHTESGKRGINSFFNWYYFTFTAAMLISATVIIYVQSNVSWSIGLGIPTVLMFLACVLFFMGTRLYVRMTPEGSPFTSVVQVLVAAVKKRALKQPKDPKQDLFNPPHTSALVSKLAHTDQFRCLDKAAIVAAPEEVRPGGAAPADPWRLCSVQQVEEVKCLIRIVPVWSTGIIYYVAVVQQSTYVVLSALQSDRRLGHGGFHIPPASFTVFAMLAQTIWIPIYDRLLLPKIRKITGKEEGLTLLQRMGIGIALSTVAMVISAIVEDRRRAIALSEPTLGTTITGGAISAMSSLWMVPQLLILGLSEAFNLISQIEFYYKEIPEHMRSVAGALAFCNLALGNYLSGFLVTIVHRTTGSGSNWLAQDLNKGRLDLFYWTIAGIGVFNFIYFIICARWYRFKGTSN, from the exons atgcgCAGCGGCGGGcgtgaggacgaggaggagtcGCGGAAGCTGAAGAGCATGGACGTAGACAAGCTGgagaacggcggcggcgaggacaGCCCCCCGCGGCCCGCCGTCAAGTACCACGGCTGGAAGGCCATGCCGTTCATCATCG GGAACGAGACGTTCGAGAAGCTGGGGACGCTGGGCACGTCGGCGAACCTGCTGGTGTACCTGACGCAGGTGTTCCACATGCGGAGCGTGGACGCCGCCACGCTGCTCAACGGGCTCAACGGCACCACCAGCCTGGCCCCCATCATCGGCGCCTTCCTCTCCGACGCCTACCTCGGCCGCTACCTCGCGCTCGCCATCGCCTCCATCGCCTCCCTCATC GGCATGTTCCTACTGACGCTCACGGCCGGCGCGGACAGCCTGCACCCTCCGGACTGCGGCGTCGGCGAGACCTGCGAGAAGGCGACCCCGTACCAGTTCGCGGTCCTCTTCATCTCCTTCGCGTTCCTGGTGGTGGGCTCGGCGGGGATCCGCCCCTGCAGCATGCCGTTCGGCGCGGACCAGTTCGACCCGCACACGGAGTCCGGCAAGCGCGGCATCAACAGCTTCTTCAACTGGTACTACTTCACCTTCACCGCCGCGATGCTCATCTCCGCCACGGTCATCATCTACGTGCAGAGCAACGTGAGCTGGTCCATCGGGCTCGGCATCCCGACGGTGCTCATGTTCCTCGCCTGCGTGCTCTTCTTCATGGGCACGCGGCTGTACGTGCGGATGACCCCCGAGGGGAGCCCCTTCACCAGCGTCGTGCAGGTGCTGGTGGCGGCGGTAAAGAAGCGTGCTCTGAAGCAGCCCAAGGACCCGAAGCAGGACCTGTTCAACCCGCCGCACACCAGCGCGCTGGTGTCCAAGCTCGCGCACACGGACCAGTTCCGGTGCCTGGACAAGGCGGCCATCGTGGCGGCTCCCGAGGAGGTGCGGCCGGGGGGAGCCGCGCCGGCGGACCCGTGGAGGCTGTGCAGCGTGCAGCAGGTGGAGGAGGTGAAGTGCCTCATCCGCATCGTGCCGGTGTGGTCGACGGGGATCATCTACTACGTGGCCGTGGTGCAGCAGTCCACGTACGTGGTGCTGTCTGCGCTGCAGTCCGACCGCCGCCTCGGCCACGGCGGGTTCCACATCCCCCCGGCGTCATTCACAGTCTTCGCCATGCTCGCGCAGACTATCTGGATCCCCATCTACGACCGCCTCCTGCTGCCAAAGATCCGGAAGATCACCGGCAAGGAGGAGGGGCTCACGCTGCTGCAGCGCATGGGCATCGGCATCGCGCTCTCCACGGTGGCCATGGTCATCTCGGCCATCGTGGAGGACCGGCGCCGCGCCATCGCGCTGAGCGAGCCGACGCTCGGCACGACCATCACCGGCGGCGCCATCTCGGCCATGTCCAGCCTGTGGATGGTGCCGCAGCTCCTGATCCTGGGACTGTCCGAGGCGTTCAACCTCATCAGCCAGATCGAGTTCTACTACAAGGAGATCCCGGAGCACATGCGAAGCGTGGCGGGGGCGCTCGCGTTCTGCAACCTGGCGCTCGGCAACTACCTCAGCGGGTTCCTGGTGACCATCGTGCACCGGACGACGGGGTCAGGGAGCAACTGGCTGGCGCAGGACCTCAACAAGGGCAGGCTCGACCTCTTCTACTGGACCATCGCCGGCATCGGCGTCTTCAACTTCATCTACTTCATCATCTGCGCCAGGTGGTACAGGTTCAAGGGGACCAGCAACTGA